A segment of the Corylus avellana chromosome ca2, CavTom2PMs-1.0 genome:
acttctaaatttgacggaggaattcaaattgagagcaattgaaagtttaagggactaaattgagcgattttgaagtttaggagggATTTGGGATCTTCAGTAAAGTtattctaaatatatatatatatatatatatatatatgaaaagtaaaaaaaaaaaatgttttgtaattaattttttttattttaataataataaaaaataatttatgtgacataaaaaataaaaataatttttaaaaaaatagtactaACAAAGAAGATAAATGAATTACGTATACATTTTCACATTTTACTGGTTGGACTCCATTTAATCCCACCCCAGCTACCATTATTGTCCTCATTTAAGAAAGTCGCTCAGTTTTGGTACGATTCTCACATGCAAAGCagtaatttcaaatttttgactCTTGCTTCCTCTCCAAAGAAGTAGAGCATTTAACACACCGAACCAAATTCCACCAGAGAACACTAATTAACCCAACTACCAAACAATCTCCCCcatgaaaacaaataaaatatcttCCGACATGCACCACCATCTGCATTCATTATATAAACACCAATCTAGGAGCTCTCAAAATTACCTTAAAACTAGGAATTCTGATAAGAGTCTTGAACATGGCTAGCTCTGTTGTGTTTAAGCTGAGTTGCTTGGTGCTTGCGTGCATGGCGATAAGTGCACCTAAGGGCGCCAAAGCGGACATATCATGCGACCAGGTTGTTAGAAACCTGACGCCATGCATTTCTTATGTAGCCAACGGTGGCTCTGTGGCCGCCGCCTGCTGCAGCGGGATCAAGTCCCTCTACAATGCGGCTAAAACCACGGCTGACCGCCAGAGCGTTTGTAAATGCCTAAAGCAAGCCATTAACGGGATTCCATACACCAGTTACAATCTTGGGCTCGCAGCTGGACTTCCTAACAAATGTGGCGTCAACCTTCCCTACAAGATCAGCCCCTCTTCAGACTGCAACAAGTATATATCACTGCCTTTCTCTAGACCTCTTTGCTTTTAGTAAATTTTATTCTTGGAGAATCTTCACTACTTCCATCTCCCATATATAAGCGATTTTGCAATTATAATCTCGAAATTCGAAAATTTGTAATCTCAGTATTCCATGAGGCAGTTCTTTTTCAAGCTGATTTTGaggaatttataaaaataatgtgtCCCTTCACAATGTGTtttgcacatatttttttaataaagaatatTAAGTGTTCTTCTAATATTTTCCTAGTTcgataatattattttctaaaaaaacaataaagaaagtaaaaacacgtttttttttttttttcctacctttttagaaaataatattcacattgAATCAGGAGAAACCgtagcattttattttttttaataataacgacgaagttaaaagaaattttattaaaaaagtatatgcattttacatgttattaaaaaaacgcGTTgctgtccccaagaggtagctcaatcggctgagaccacACCTattgaagtggaggtcactagttcgaatctctcccccccctcttgtacggacatgtcaaaaaaaaaaaaaaataaaaaataaaaaaacgcgTTGCTATCTAAGGGacataagtttttttaaaagattgttCCTCTAATCCGATTTGCAggaaatctttatttttttttatttttttatttttcatatgtagtgatctcttttaatttcacccaattttttgaaaatgcccaaaatccctttattattaaatgagaaaacaaagagagaatTCAAAAAGGCCCCGCcgtttcattttttaaataattgaggCATTCTGGGCAAAGCggtgaaattaaaagatatTAAAACATCGGACACcgatattgcaaatttttacaTTTCAAAGTTATAATTGTAAGACTGCTTATACTCTAAAAAGGGGCATAAGAGAAgttacttttccttttttattttgttattttttatggaaTGTTTGTAACTCTTTTCTGTATGATATGTGGCTTGTAATTCCTTGTTGCAGCATAAAGTGAGGTTGATGGAGAAGTACTGGAGGGTTTCCTCTGGAGGATCTTGTAGCGtgagaataaataaatgggtGATT
Coding sequences within it:
- the LOC132171491 gene encoding non-specific lipid-transfer protein 3-like, whose product is MASSVVFKLSCLVLACMAISAPKGAKADISCDQVVRNLTPCISYVANGGSVAAACCSGIKSLYNAAKTTADRQSVCKCLKQAINGIPYTSYNLGLAAGLPNKCGVNLPYKISPSSDCNNIK